From the Solanum stenotomum isolate F172 chromosome 4, ASM1918654v1, whole genome shotgun sequence genome, one window contains:
- the LOC125861668 gene encoding E3 ubiquitin-protein ligase AIP2-like — protein MEDLGEEFEDNYRSDIIHAVIDKICGIVVDESNHGREKVEVFVGIMFFVNRFVDKNNLSDDCVICFEELGKEGKVMCTPCSHVFHEDCIAKWLENGNSCPICRHDLPDI, from the coding sequence ATGGAGGATTTGGGAGAGGAGTTTGAAGATAATTATCGTAGTGATATCATCCATGCTGTGATAGACAAAATATGTGGCATTGTTGTTGATGAGTCTAACCATGGACGTGAAAAAGTGGAGGTGTTCGTTGGTATAATGTTCTTCGTCAATCGTTttgttgataaaaataatttgagcGATGATTGTGTGATTTGTTTTGAAGAGCTTGGGAAGGAGGGAAAGGTGATGTGCACACCTTGTTCACATGTGTTTCATGAGGATTGTATAGCAAAATGGTTAGAGAATGGCAATTCTTGCCCTATTTGTCGTCATGATCTCCCAGATATCTAA